The nucleotide window ttaaaaataactcgtcccaaattctcggtcgagttcgtttaCTGCCGAAATCAGACCATGGAGATGGAAATGGGgagtttttttcgaaaaagcaaaatatcgatataactttcttatttagtaaaatatcgaactcgtttaaagttcctactaatcTTCAGATAAGGGCCAAAAACagatctaagtaaagtcttttgatattaccaaccattggcccaagggatGGAAAAAGTGGAGTTTTgtagttagaaaaaaatcatacctcccttaataggcacagtatcgagtctatttaaattggtcgttagtcctcaaaagattacctaaaacttttgtctgaaacaatttttaatatgaccaactcttacggcaagggatgaccaaaatgttgctggaattataagaagatacGGCTTGtctgctaaacatgtgaaaatttctttcatatgcaactattgttgtattgagtaaatttgaagtttttcttaactttaaggtggaaatcttttttatcccctacttagcacaggtgaaatctacctccgccaaCCGGCGTGccgaaagcaatttttaaatatttatttgaatttcagcCTCTTTTTCTTTGTCTGCTAAAATTGTAAGTTCATCCgccaaataattaatatcaattctACTAGTGTCTTTTTCTcacttctatttataaattttattttataaaaatttgagttatttatagtttattagaaggatgtctttcaattttttttttaataatttttagcatttgtatgtaaattgttctatttaaaatcgtatcacttttccaaccaatttgtgtgttttgtttctaattaaagttaaacatctcaaattttttaattttaataaatattatttacatcacttttctcagaattaaattctcgacaaatttaattagatatttttatttgtttattagtaaattaacaaagttattttagtacaaacataaaaaagtgtattttctgacaaaacattttttgtattttacacagCTTTTCTTACAACCTAAGTGAGATGGAAGTTTGTACcgcttttattaaatttcttacattaaaaactaTAAGGAATCACCAAATTTACCCTTCTATTTGAactccaaaaattttaatatggtttAATTTTATAGAGGGAGAAGAAAACTGGGCTAAATGTTTCGCCTGCAGTAACTCCCTAACGAACCGTATTTTAACCTACGTTTAAATGAACTTCTTAGTTTTGGTTAAGAATCATTTCCTGGAAATTGCAATGCAATTTGTAATAAttcgataatatatatatatatatttttttttaaatttactatgtaTATCGTACATGTTTTTAATTGTACATGTATTAATTTcatcatgtattttaattaaaaattaagtacatttattttaatttcttcgtaCTGAAGTGTATGTAATGTACATGTACGATACacttgtaaaatgtaattaattacattttaagtgtttttttagattattataaataagttacttattgaAAGAAAACTTTACTACAGCTACATATTAAGCAaatgtaatatacaaatattatttataataactgttctgttgcatgattctttgttttatatctttACCTGATACCTTCATACGGATATGAAGGTTGATTGTGTGTGAGAGACtgtcaataaaaaacaattattattatttcggtaATAAAACTGTTAGGATGGTTAAAcatcatttcatataaaaaaagaaaatgaaaatactgtTGTGTGTTAAGCGCCATTCATTATCgggaaaacaattacaaaaaatctaaaaaataagtattaatattttaattaaacttttaaaatttttttataagaataatttaaattgagcaaattaaaatatatttttgttcgaTTAACTCTTTGACGTCGGATGTAAGGTTTAGTTCGTTGGTGTTTTGATTAATGTATTTCTGATTGGATAAAGCCTTATTACAATAGTCTGTTATAATTTGGAAACCCTTGCATTAAGTTATACGTAGCACAAGGTAGGCctatttagatattaatttagattcttgaaaaattaaaattccgcTTTCTCATTTATCtcattcacaatttttaattttcaattagataactgtaaactgtataattaaataattatattatagtattaCTGCTGGTGATCATCGGTGACAGATGTGTTGGGGGGTGTATTTGTTTCAATACATAATTGGTTAAATACTTTTGATAACATACGGTGATTGCAGATTAGTGAAATGAATATTAATACACCTTCACTTCGTGGTATTAAACCgatcatttttttacatgtaaaagaTAGATCTATTTTTGATATAACATATACTTTAATCAAATGAACAAGTTTAAGCAATCCAAGAATTAAGAACAGCTTgaagtatatataaaatctgaaacACAAGAacattgatatattattaatgatattaatgaattaaaatacgaGTACAATTACTTCATATGTGACATCTGCCTAGCCaatcgaataaattaaatatataacagagTTTCTAGTGATTGTTTAATCGTTGGCTTTGATCTTAATCCTATAGACAAATAATAATCTTTCACTTATTGATAAAATTGAAGTAGTGGAGATAATTTTTCTCTGAAATCAAATTCACGATCAGGAATTGTACAATATTGAATTTCAAtctctttatttaagaaaaaagagaaaaagaggttttacataaatttaattgtaataaccaaaatattttcaaatttattatatcggTTTGTcggtttttatataaaacatgagATAACATTCAGTATGGAATTATCGATCTATATCATTAATGCCGgatcttaaaaatatgaaataaaaatttcccaaatatagaaacaaatattattcCGAATTAATACcggtatttatcaaaataataatgggTTCCatatttatgaatacatttttaccaaaataaaccTCCGAAAATGGAATGTTTCTTACCTTTTTTGTGGAAGATTACTGAAACTGCTGTCTTCTGATTGCATTTTCCTTGCTtgcttttcatatttataaattaaccaggtaattaaaaaaaatccaataacatTTGACAGAATGAATGTGTTATAAGCAAccacgtttaatttaaaaataaagatatcaagaTTCTTAGTTCCTTTTGGAAATAAATGGTTGtctgaaactgtaaaaaattttaaaaatgagaaagatatttttttattttctttgttagaatttaataatatattgtcaAATAATATTTCTCTATGACCTATGAATTGAGAAGCTTCAACAGAGCGCTTCTTCTGGTCGCAGGTAAGGAAAGTACCGTTAGTGTGAAGAATAATTGTAAATGAGCAGAGATTAGAATAAGCAGCGGTGAACACTGGATGATAGTGACTGAGGTGAGGAACTGTGTCTAAAGGAGAGGAATAGTGCGACTAAAAAATATCTCAGATAAGGAAGAATACGAAATGCTATGTCAAGAAGGGTATCAGCCCCGTAAACTGTTTGCCAATAAGCCGGTATACGAGTTCGGGTACAGGAATtcgcatatttttaaaaaggaaacacTATACGATGATTCTTATATAACATGACGGTATCTGCGGAAATGCCAGAAAAAGGTgttatttgtaaaacttaataGCAGGACTTTCAATAGTTATTGAGAGGTGACCGCGGTGATTTCGATGATTGTTCCTGCTGTATGAATATTGTTCCTACATCACATTTGATTCTGTTTAGCATATGAGTAGGCATATTAACACGCCTGTAATAAGGGAAAATTACGGTTGTATTTTCCGAGGAATCTCTTTTTCATTATCCTTTATCTTCTTATTCAACTTGATGATGTCCTAACCTGTAAAATATTCCGAAGTTAAAGTTGCCCTCTATCGGTTCTCCGGGTGAGGCTACACAAGACGTAGTAAGCAAAAAATACGAGAATCATGAGATTCTTTAAGTTGGAACACAGCACCTCAAAAGTTAAATGAGAGTGGTCGATAAGACAATTTGtaatgaaaagttattaagttaaaattatgaaCGGTGCATAGAAAGCACTAATTTTTAGCaggaaatcataaaataattgatGGAGAATCAGAAAATAGTAGAAATGGCGGAATAGGTTTATTAACGATTAAGATATAGGAGTAACAATAATGTTAAGAGAAATTATATTACAACAGACACAGTGAAAGAATTATCTAGTCGGGATAGAGTTAGGAGCGAGGATTGAGAGCCAAATCGGTTCGAACATTCTCTAGAAGGGCTATCGGGGGATAGGGAAATTCTTCTTAAGTGCAAGcagtttttatataagaaaattcaaCATAACAGCTAGAATTGAGCTTGGTATTATTCTGGGAGTGAAAATTCCagatccaaataattttaatatttctgtttgacTATTTCTGCTTGTAATTTCTAAAAAGTTTTGAGCTGTTGTTGAGAAaagtctttgttatttatttccccTATAAGAAGATTGTTATTTGTTTCTATAGTCTTTTTTATGCATGTATGGTCTGTAttgtcattgaaaaaaataagttcgcGCTTATgtcttttttgtacatttttttagaacGAATATTTTGTCACAAAtccgatttttttctatttcaatgcATGCATCTAAATTCTTTTGCATCCACtgatatataaaattgtcacaTGTCATCAACAAATGCTTACGATGCCACAATATTTACGATTGTGGATTCTTTGCTATGACCTTTATGACGTCTATATTTGTAAAATCCGGATGAGGAAAGTTATAATGAATCAAAAATAcagtgttataaattattaaacggtaaaatgttttattaatattcaaaaagctTAGAAATGTAAACTTCAATAGAcgggagaaagaaaaaatacaacgtacgaatgtgttacaaaatattaatcaaaaatgtaCGATCCGCCAGTTTCAGTTATTTCTTCAacgtcatattaaaaaaaaaaaaaaacacgtattatataataaatgttaatattactgattaaaaatatttgtttttattaaatataaaattactttatttgttaaaatactctatatttaaatcttttaacttcaaCTTTTGAAACCAAGTtgctcaacaaaataaagtaataccaacatttttaatattagtatcataatttcaataaatagtttTCGACTTTTTGAGAATTTGGGGCTCATGCATCAGggagatatttatttttgattaaaatatttactaaaattaactttaaataaatttaaaaaaggttttagattttttttaatttgaaagctcTCCGATCAGGAGAGAGGTATataagctattttaaaatttattgttatatgctttttgtttcttttttaatgactattgtttaacaaaatacattttgaacattaaagatttataattgttaaaaattttttttcgttatgaaATACCCATACTCAAGGAGAAG belongs to Lycorma delicatula isolate Av1 chromosome 1, ASM4794821v1, whole genome shotgun sequence and includes:
- the LOC142318462 gene encoding putative G-protein coupled receptor Mth-like 11 isoform X1 → MDPISLLSIIIAFNSLLFRVVTLFVYCIVPDLNNLPGKCLRRNIISGCLVDMFFILRDIKYISDFNSTGPTVIIGIILHYGALSNIFWSNVLCYDIWWNFRFLLESENTSELEKEKRFKKYKFYAWGMPIIVIGSIQLIGRLLNELFTEPSVSDNHLFPKGTKNLDIFIFKLNVVAYNTFILSNVIGFFLITWLIYKYEKQARKMQSEDSSFSNLPQKRFYIYFKLFLILGLLKLVHLIKVYVISKIDLSFTCKKMIGLIPRSEGVLIFISLICNHRMLSKVFNQLCIETNTPPNTSVTDDHQQ